The Chanos chanos chromosome 6, fChaCha1.1, whole genome shotgun sequence genome includes a region encoding these proteins:
- the slc25a15a gene encoding solute carrier family 25 member 15a produces the protein MAPNQVVQAIVDLSAGAIGGTACVFSGQPFDTAKVKMQTFPSMYRGFVHCFVSIYKQMGLRGLYQGTTPALVANIAENAVLFMSYGFCQNVVRFVLGIDRGTELSDVQKACSGSVASIFSSLALCPTELVKCRLQAMHEMEALGKIASGQRSTVWSVLKNVLRTDGPLGFYQGLTTTIAREVPGYFCFFGGYEFSRSAFAYSMGRDKEDIGIIPLMFSGGFGGACLWLLVYPIDCVKSRIQVLSLAGRQEGFLRTFIAIIRNEGVAPLYSGLTPTMIRTFPANGALFLAYELSRKTMMEQFNS, from the exons ATGGCTCCGAACCAAGTGGTCCAAGCCATCGTTGACCTCTCAGCTGGAGCCATAG gtggcacagcctgtgtgtttagtggCCAGCCATTTGACACTGCCAAAGTGAAGATGCAGACATTCCCTTCTATGTACAGAGGCTTTGTCCACTGCTTTGTGTCCATCTATAAGCAAATGGGGCTACGTGGCTTATATCAGGGCACCACACCCGCTCTGGTAGCCAACATCGCTGAGAACGCAGTGTTATTTATGAGCTATGGCTTCTGTCAGAACGTGGTACGCTTCGTATTAGGAATAGACAGAGGAACGGAACTCAG TGACGTTCAGAAGGCATGTTCAGGTTCTGTGGCTTCCATCTTCTCCTCACTGGCTCTGTGCCCCACTGAGCTGGTGAAATGTCGCCTGCAGGCCATGCATGAAATGGAGGCGTTGGGGAAGATTGCAAGCGGCCAGAGGAG CACAGTATGGTCGGTTTTGAAGAATGTACTCCGCACGGATGGGCCTCTGGGTTTTTACCAAGGTTTAACCACCACTATAGCAAGGGAGGTCCCAGGCTACTTCTGCTTCTTTGGGGGTTACGAGTTTAGCCGCTCAGCATTTGCATATTCCATGGGCAGAGACAAGGAAGACATTG GTATAATTCCCCTTATGTTCAGTGGTGGATTTGGCGGTGCCTGTCTATGGCTGTTAGTCTATCCCATAGACTGTGTGAAGTCTCGCATCCAGGTTCTCTCCCTCGCGGGCCGACAGGAGGGGTTCCTCAGGACTTTTATTGCCATAATACGCAATGAGG GAGTGGCACCACTCTATTCAGGTTTAACCCCTACAATGATTCGAACTTTCCCGGCTAACGGAGCGCTCTTCCTGGCCTATGAGCTCAGCCGTAAGACGATGATGGAACAGTTCAACAGCTAA